The Candidatus Zixiibacteriota bacterium genome segment CCAAACAGCCACGGTTACCCGGTATCGGACCCTTGACCAGCATGAGATTTTCGTCCTTAATGATCTTCACTATCCGCAAATTCAGCGTTGTCCTAGTATCCTTACCCATGCGGCCGGACATCTTCATCCCTTTGAATACCCGCGACGGGTAAGATGACTGTCCAATAGAACCAGGGGCACGCCAACGATCTGACTGACCATGCGTCTTATTCGCGCCACTAAAATGGTGTCGCTTCATGGTACCTGCGAAGCCGAGACCGCGCGAAATACCTGTCACATCCACTCGCTCACCTTCTTTGAACAGATCGACTGTCAGGACGGCGGCGGGCTCTATCTCCGTATCCTCACTGCTGATTTCACGCAGATACTGAGTTGGCTCCACTCCGACCTTCTTGAAATGACCGGCCATAGGTTTGTTGATCCGACTCTTGCGACGCGTGCCAAACCCGACCTGAAGCGCGTCATAGCCGTGCTTCTCCATAGTCCTCCGTGATATCACGGGACAAGGGCCTGCTTCGATGACAGTTACGGGGATAGCATCTCCCGATTCCGCGAAGATCCGGGTCATGCCGATCTTTTTGCCAAGTATCTCCTTCATAGCTACCCTTCCTGTCAGGTCTTTATCTCCACGTCCACACCAGCCGGCAAGTCGAGTTTCATTAACGCATCCACAGTCTGCGGCGTAGAATCATAAATGTCTATCAGCCTTTTGTGAATACGGGTCTCGAACTGCTCGCGTGATTTCTTAT includes the following:
- the rplC gene encoding 50S ribosomal protein L3 is translated as MKEILGKKIGMTRIFAESGDAIPVTVIEAGPCPVISRRTMEKHGYDALQVGFGTRRKSRINKPMAGHFKKVGVEPTQYLREISSEDTEIEPAAVLTVDLFKEGERVDVTGISRGLGFAGTMKRHHFSGANKTHGQSDRWRAPGSIGQSSYPSRVFKGMKMSGRMGKDTRTTLNLRIVKIIKDENLMLVKGPIPGNRGCLVTIRQSNRPK